A stretch of the Erinaceus europaeus chromosome 1, mEriEur2.1, whole genome shotgun sequence genome encodes the following:
- the LOC103113500 gene encoding cytochrome c oxidase subunit 4 isoform 2, mitochondrial isoform X2, producing the protein MFFRAAWNLVWKKGELGMRGVHSSEGTAHSKRKMPPYTNYHAQRSYPMPEAPFCTELNTEQRALKEKEKGSWTQLSHAEKVALYRIQFHETFAEMNHRSNEWKTVMGGVFFFLGFTALLIWWQRIYGQPGLEQRSLHPSLHFMPCVLNLVCSCLAPKRTYFMQSSLRSPSH; encoded by the exons ATGTTCTTCAGAGCTGCTTGGAACTTGGTGTGGAAGAAAGGAGAACTTGGAATGCGAGGGGTACACAGTTCAGAAGGCACTG CCCACAGCAAGAGGAAGATGCCTCCTTACACCAACTACCATGCCCAGCGCTCCTACCCCATGCCAGAGGCTCCCTTCTGCACAGAGCTCAACACTGAACAGCGGGCcctgaaagaaaaggagaaaggaagctgGACCCAGCTGAGCCATGCTGAGAAGGTGGCCT TGTACCGGATCCAATTCCATGAGACCTTTGCTGAGATGAACCACCGCTCCAATGAGTGGAAGACTGTGATGGGAggtgtcttcttcttcttggGATTTACAGCTCTGCTGATCTGGTGGCAGCGGATCTACG ggcagccggggcttgaacagagatccttacacccatcaCTGCACTTcatgccgtgtgtgcttaacctggtgtgctcctgcctggcccccaaaaggaCCTATTTCATGCag TCTTCCCTAAGAAGCCCATCACACTGA
- the LOC103113500 gene encoding cytochrome c oxidase subunit 4 isoform 2, mitochondrial isoform X1: MFFRAAWNLVWKKGELGMRGVHSSEGTAHSKRKMPPYTNYHAQRSYPMPEAPFCTELNTEQRALKEKEKGSWTQLSHAEKVALYRIQFHETFAEMNHRSNEWKTVMGGVFFFLGFTALLIWWQRIYVFPKKPITLTDEWKAQQLQRILDMKANPVQGLSSRWDYEKKEWKK; encoded by the exons ATGTTCTTCAGAGCTGCTTGGAACTTGGTGTGGAAGAAAGGAGAACTTGGAATGCGAGGGGTACACAGTTCAGAAGGCACTG CCCACAGCAAGAGGAAGATGCCTCCTTACACCAACTACCATGCCCAGCGCTCCTACCCCATGCCAGAGGCTCCCTTCTGCACAGAGCTCAACACTGAACAGCGGGCcctgaaagaaaaggagaaaggaagctgGACCCAGCTGAGCCATGCTGAGAAGGTGGCCT TGTACCGGATCCAATTCCATGAGACCTTTGCTGAGATGAACCACCGCTCCAATGAGTGGAAGACTGTGATGGGAggtgtcttcttcttcttggGATTTACAGCTCTGCTGATCTGGTGGCAGCGGATCTACG TCTTCCCTAAGAAGCCCATCACACTGACGGACGAGTGGAAGGCCCAGCAGCTCCAGCGCATCTTGGATATGAAGGCCAACCCTGTGCAAGGCCTGTCCTCCCGCTGGGACTATGAGAAGAAGGAGTGGAAGAAGTGA
- the LOC103113500 gene encoding cytochrome c oxidase subunit 4 isoform 2, mitochondrial isoform X3, giving the protein MFFRAAWNLVWKKGELGMRGVHSSEGTAHSKRKMPPYTNYHAQRSYPMPEAPFCTELNTEQRALKEKEKGSWTQLSHAEKVALYRIQFHETFAEMNHRSNEWKTVMGGVFFFLGFTALLIWWQRIYVTPLQGSRGLNRDPYTHHCTSCRVCLTWCAPAWPPKGPISCSLP; this is encoded by the exons ATGTTCTTCAGAGCTGCTTGGAACTTGGTGTGGAAGAAAGGAGAACTTGGAATGCGAGGGGTACACAGTTCAGAAGGCACTG CCCACAGCAAGAGGAAGATGCCTCCTTACACCAACTACCATGCCCAGCGCTCCTACCCCATGCCAGAGGCTCCCTTCTGCACAGAGCTCAACACTGAACAGCGGGCcctgaaagaaaaggagaaaggaagctgGACCCAGCTGAGCCATGCTGAGAAGGTGGCCT TGTACCGGATCCAATTCCATGAGACCTTTGCTGAGATGAACCACCGCTCCAATGAGTGGAAGACTGTGATGGGAggtgtcttcttcttcttggGATTTACAGCTCTGCTGATCTGGTGGCAGCGGATCTACG tgacccccctgcagggcagccggggcttgaacagagatccttacacccatcaCTGCACTTcatgccgtgtgtgcttaacctggtgtgctcctgcctggcccccaaaaggaCCTATTTCATGCag TCTTCCCTAA